TTTTGTTGAACAGAGCAACATGCTTATTCAAAAGACTAATGTATATTGTGCagaataatttctgaaagtaGTCAACCACATAGTAGAGATATGTCTACTGCTTATGAAGTCACAAAACAAAAATGGTGGAAAAATTACCAAAACTACAGTAGtttactttgtaaaaaaaatggtGAATAGATATGTACTAGTCTCTGTATGACGGTAATTGTATGATTTATCAAGCAGTAATACCAATATAAAGAATATTGAtacatactttttttaatgataacaaagttaacaaaataataatccTTCAGAATTTTAAATATCAGTGAAGTACCCAAACTGTTTAAAGGCTGAAAGTATAGTTGAAGTTTTAAGAGattcttaaaaaaatatgtcATACTGCCTGACATGGCTATTACAATTACAGCAAGACTGATAGTTATAGGGGAAATTTACAGTGAACAGAGAACTACTTTTGGTCCGATTCTGACTGGGGAACTCAAGTTTTTGAGTACAATGAAAATGACATGTACCGGTAACTATTAAAGCCATGCATTTATCAATGATTTTCAGTAAAAGGAGCTCGTGTTTTTGTGTTACTAAGATATCCGAATGATTCATTTCAGGTTTAATACCTAATACAGCTGGCACTTTGAGACAGAGGACAACTGCTTTGAGAAGAATTTCTGCTGAGTCATCGTTGAGCAGACATCAGTTGCCTGCCATTGATATTACGGAGGAAATTGAAATTCCGTTAGAGGCCGTAACAGGTCAATATGTAAGGCCACAGGCAAACTGTCCAAGAACTAATACTGTGTCATCTCACAGTGAACAGACGGACACTAGTGCTGATACAagtgtagttgtaaataatgctAGAAGTAGTTGTATATCAAGTGTTAGTCAATCAGTAGAGAATCATTCCATAAACAATAGGGAGAAAAATTTTAGTAATGAAACTTCTCGGACTACAACAAATAATGACACTAAAGTTTCAATGGCAGCCCCAATGTCTACACTTTTATCAAGATTTTTACAAAGGTCGTCACAGAAATCAAGTGAAGCAACGTCAACAACAAATTCGTCATCAGCGACTACCAAGATATTTCCAAGTATTCGAGAACGTTTACAGTTGTCGATTCCGCTGTCTACAGAGATGACGTCTGCAAGCAAACCTAAGGTGACTCTTTCACAGACTACTGGTATTCCTAAAGTAACTGTGATAATGAGCAGTCATACTGATGAAAGTCCACAAGTTACAGGTCATGGAACAAATATGCCATGTTCTCTGAATCAGCCTAGAGTATCCCATACTCCTCTAGCCATACCGGTATGTTCAATATCTAACACAAACTCGGCTGCCTATAGTGTTACGCGTTCGCAGGCTGTGAACGGAAGTACTGGTTGTTTGCGAGTTGGTGCTAACCAACCTCAAAGTGCTAATTTATGTCCAAGAAGTGCTACAGCTACAGAAACTGATGTTACCAGTCAGTCTTTATTTAACAGTCAAGATGCTTGGCGCCCATTAAGTGCTAATAACTCTACTGTTAGTTCAAGCAGGCAGACCTGCACTACAACTGTGACCAGTGAATTACTCCCTCCTGTTGCAATAAATACACCTACAATCGTGGCCAGTACCAGCAGTCATTCTACTTTATTTGAGAACATTTTTCACAATTCGAATACAGTGATGCAAACTTCTGGTGTAAATTCTGGTCACCATTCCACACGAGGACGTagttacctcccttcatttcGTTCACAGCCTTACAGTTGGCAGAATAGAAGCCGTTACCTTTCTCTCATGGGGCCATACCTTCAGAGTAGGGGTGTAAATCCCCAAGCTCCTGAACATACATCATATCCTGTGGAGGAAGTTTCTTCAAACGAAGGTCTGCCTTTAAGGTCACAGAGTTCTGGTCGGGAGTCTGCCAGTTTTCAGTGCGACCAAGCTTCCAGTGATACAGAGAATGAGCTGAGCTCTCATCTACATCAATCTGGAGCTTATTTCCTTCCGATTCCTGAAGATCAACGTCGTGCAGCATCATCTGCATCTCTTAGGTCATCGGGAAGTTTAGACCGTAACACTGACCCTTCAGTTTTGAGGAGGTTCAATGTATCGCCTGGGTCAGCTGATAGTTTACAAGGTCGCACATCAGCCTCAGACAGTTCTCAAGGCCAAAGGTCAGAAAGTGCTCAtagtcagaggtcaaggtcaggtaGCATACAGGAACATAGATCTAGGTCAAATTCACAGGAATATGAAGTTGAATTAGTTGTGGACCAAAATGAAAATTACACAACTAATCGGAATGTTCATCCGGATGTCCCTCAAAGGGAGGAAATTGTGCATCGGAGTCATGACAGCAACAACAATTCCATACATATATCTGTGAATAATAACCCAGCTTTGAACTCTATCAGTCAGAGAGTTGATCAAAGGAATACTGATTATGTGCGTTTGCGAGACAGCTTTGTTTCAATGACTGATCAGATTGAACGAGAAATGAACGATTTGAATAGGCGGATAAACGCTTTACGTGATAGTTTCAGCGAGAGTATAAGATCGCTACGCCATGATAGACGTAGGTACGAGACCCTGGATGGTCATCTGCCAGCGGAGACAGCAACAAACCTGGGACCTCATGATGTACAGGATGTTGGAGACCTGCAAGCAGATGTAGGAGCAACAGATGTGCTATCACTGCCTGGGGCAGCAGGGCTTCATACTCCTGATGAAGTTCAAAGTGGTGAGAGACGGCATTATTTTGTTAACTTctagtttttaaatatttgtataatgaaCATAACCAAGATAACGATTATGACCATTTTTGTCCTTCAGATTACTAACAAATATTGGAAATGATGGTTCAAATGAAAGCTTATTGATCTGGAAAATTAGTTTAGACCTCATGCATGAGTTTGACTTTGCCAAATAAGAATGATAaagtttttaaatgtatttcattaagGAGGTCTTCTTTTTACTATTTATGGTATTTCGTCAAAGTTTTACGTTTTCATCATTATTTACTGTAGAAGTCGGACTATAGAATAATTCAAAACAACTTTCCTGACAAAGCGTTACAGGCATATGCATTGAACAATGCTGTTTTAATTGCAAGCGCAATACTGTGTACATTCAAACAGTTACTGTACTTAGTCTAGTCTCAGTTTTGTGAATTGAAGTTTGGTAGACCTATGTTATCACGACTTTCCTTATCTGGAAGATTGAATACAACTATACTAGTaggtacaatattttattttcaatactaaATACAGCACATGATTTTACAGGTTCAGGTATACCTGTATCTCAACCTTCGACATTGCTGGAGACATCACTTCGTTTTCACACACAGGGAAGAAGGCCACTACATCCCAGAAATCCTTTACAGGGGTAAATATCTAGTATAGTAGTAGTAAGTACATTAGTTTAAACTACAAGTATTTAataatatgagctgcgccatgagaaaaccaacatgatagtgcatttgcgaccaacatggattcagaccagcctgtgcatccgcaaatgaagtgaaaatttgcatatcattgaaaaaaataaatggtgATTTTGGATGTCTTGGTCAGATTGAGCAGTGTGTGTGTGGGTATCAGGGGGATTTCTTCAGCATCCCTTCAGAATTGAATCTTGATCCCAAACCTAACTTGTGATTTCTTTACAGTTGCAGGTACATTTTCCTAATCAGTCTAGGTAATCTTAATTAAATAGTTTTCCTCTACTTTAATTTGTAGTTAAAATACATGGAGGAACTTCACTGTTAATTAAAACAACTTAATTGCAGCGAGTTTCTTTTTGATAGGAGAATAAGGGAAAAATGtctgaatctttttttttctcttttatttttcaatcataaatacaaacatacaaatcgtttatatttcaaattacactcaaacacaataatacaactagatttacatgtttatatctaagagatttaaataaaagttaacgAGTTTAGAAGTGAAAGGACAGTGGGAAAGATAATAATCATTCAGGCAAGAATGGAAGGATGAGAAGGGAGAGTGAGAAGAGTAAGTCGAGTTGAGTTATGTCACTTGGAATCATGATCCTAAAAGGCATAAGGAAGGATATTTTTAAAGGATAGTGTTGTTCGTTTCCTGTTTTTCGTAATTGATAGTTTGGTACTGTATTGTATAGCTGAGAGGCTTGGCTTATTTCAATATTAGTCCACTTCAGTAAAATTTAaccatttttcttcatatttatggAGCCTGTCATTAAtcattgctatttctttttcaattctaattctctgcttgaaaaatgtaaaaaagttatcaaaagaaggaacattttttgtatatttcattttaaagataaaaaatttaccaAGAATAATGATAAAGTTTAGGATATCTTCTTTATCTGTGTTACCTATGTAACCAAAACAAACATCCTTTATATTTAGTTTTAACTCATTGTATCCCTTATTTTCCAGAAAGACTTGTAGTCTGTTCCAGAAAATTTGTACCTTTGGACATTCCCAAATTAAATGTTCTATACTCTCATTACTCATGCAACAGAAATCACATAAATTACTTTGagacaatttacatttataaagatatttgtttgttgggagCAAGCGCATtaacaatttatattgaaaacttcTAAGATTGTTATCTATTGTGGCTTTGAATGGGTTACTAAAAACTTTTTCCAATCAATTTCCTTATCATCAAGAATGTTTTCCCATTTGAATATAGCTGTTggtttttcatatgttttcttaCTCATTAAAAGGTTATAAAGAAACTTGTTTGGGGTTTTACTTGATTTCAGTTTCTCAATAAGGTGGTTGGTTTTGCTTCCATAAAGAAATTGCATTGAAATAAGGTCTTTAAGATTTTTCGGAATTGCTGATACTAactgatgatatttcaaaaagtcagTCTCATTCAGATCAAGTATTTGTTTTGCGTCTTCAAATTGATACCATGTATTTGTTCTAAAATCAAAAGGTTGATCAATGAATTGTATACCTTTTTCATGCCATCTTGTCCAGTAGATTACATTATTTCCAAGTTTAATTTCACTATTGttccatattatatgtttttgtaattcattgttttcagcataatAACTGTTTATTAAAAACCATGAAACAAGTACATCTTTCAAAAAAGGGTGACCTGTGCATATTCTTGATACATCTTTCTGGTTCATATTGCATTGTAGAATGAAAGTATTACCAACCCTGTTAAGTATGTTTCCATAAAAGACTTTCCAGTAACCATTATTTTCATTCGAAGTTATGCGCTTTACCCAACATGCTTTAATAGAAGTTAGGAATGTATTAATATCTGTTAACTTAAGGCCTCCTAAACTGTAATTACTGAAGAGagtgtttcttttgattttatcattttttccatcCCATaagaacttaaaaatttttgttgttatatCTTTGACAATACTTTCTGGTGGATTTTCAAGTACTGTGAAGGGATATATAAGTTTAGGTAAAgcaaatgttttgattactgtTACCTTTCCCATCAGAGTAAGTTTTCTGTGCtgccattgttttaaacaatttgtaaATTCCTGTAATTTTGGTTCTAAATTAAGTTCAGTATTGCGTTTTAAATCTGTATGAAAAGTTATACCAAGGGTTCTTGCTTGTTTTGATGTCcaagtaaaattcatattttctgcatagttcaatttaatgtttttaaggGTTCCCAATTTTAATACTATagattttgatgtatttaatgCTAATCCAGATATTTTACATGGAGGAACTTCACTGTTAATTAAAACAACTTAATTGCAGCGAGTTTCTTTTTGATAGGAGAATAAGGGAAAAATGTCTGAATCACTGACATTACTTCTAATTCAGACTGAAATGATGTCAGTTAATAGATGCAGAAAACAATTCTataaaaattacaatttcaaatgaATGCCACATTCTATACCATCATTGGCAGTTTTTgatagcatttaaatatttgtagAGATGACGAGGCACAAGACGACACGCACCACTGGCGTACATTACAGAGACATTATCTCCACCCACACTATTCCTCAAGTATTCTTGACGATACAATAAACAGACCAAATAATGTAATACAGTCTGCAATAAACCGGGCGATAGCAGGTAAAAAGTCTATTAGTGGATATGTTAATTTGTCTCGTAGAATTTCTCATTTTTAGAATATTAATTATTTGCATCTGTGATGCATTTTATACCAGGAATGAAATGTCAGAAATCAGATAATTCAAGCTGTGTTTTATAATTTGAAGATCAGAATGTTACATAAAATTCAATACATGAAGTTAGTTCATGAAGATAGTATTGATCCCCACCATGGCCAAGATAGAGCAGACTGTTAATTTTTACCGATTTATTTTAGCTCAATGGGGAGACCAGCTTGGAGTCACCAGCTTTGAATGAATTATTGGAATAATTTTTGAGAATAAAGTATTTGATATCTGAAATAAGTAAACATTAACTATTAAGCTCATTTGATAAACTCTGTAAACTATAAAGGTGTTAGGGACAGTTTTTGTATGTTGGCATTTCCGGTTAATGATAATAAACAGTTTTATAAACCGGCAACTGGAAAGTTATATACCTCAACAGACTACATTTTTATCAGTAACTAACAGAGAAATGTCTGAGCCAGTTCACATGCATGAACTCATCATGTCACGACTATCGTTCTAACTACTACACCAGATGACATTGCTGGTATTATGTAAGGTACAAGCGAGTGCACAAAGTCGGGTTTCATGCCCACAGCAATGAGAGGCAAGTTATTCGAGGTCACTGACCTTGACCACGGAAACCCATTGATCTTTACTGCAACATATGATATGATAACATTAATATTATTGGTATATGTCAAAAGACAACTCGGAATTTAAGTGCAGATGAGGAGTATGTTCTCTATTAAGATTTGATAGAAGCCAttgtatttgaaattatttatccTCCACTTCCAATTCCTGTGGAGAAGTTGCGAGTCTCTTGAGGAGAATAAGAAAGCTATGGAACAGAATCTAGGAACattagttaggttaactgctatTGATGTCAAAATACTTTTAGAAGCAACTGTACTACTTAACCCTAATGAACCTAAAACAAATACAAGTACATGGAGAACTTGTTCAAATTTTAgcccatctgattttttgaaaaaaaatgatgagttattgtaatcacttgatcggtgtcggcgttgcctggttcagttttatgtttaggtcagcttttctcctaaactatcaaagttattgctttgaaacttgcaacacttgttcaccatcataagctgaccctgtacgtcaagaaacataactccatcctgctttttgcaagatttatggccccttttgtacttagaaaatgtcagatttcttggttaagttttatgtttaggtcaacttttctcctaaactatcaaagctattgctttgaaacttgcaacacttgttcaccatcataagctgaccctgtacatcaagaaacataactccatcctgctttttgcaagatttatggccccttttgaacttagaaaatcagttttcttggttaaattttatgtttaggtcagcttttctcctaaactatcaaagctattgctttaaaacttgcaacacttgttcaccatcataagctgaccctgtacagcaagaaacataactccatcctgctttttgcaagatttatggccccttttggacttagaaaatatcagatttcttggttaagtttatgtttaggtcaactttttctcttaaactattaaagctattgctttgaaacttgcaacacttgttcaccatcataagctgaccctgtacatcaagaaacataactccatcctgcttttttcaagaattattgccccttttagacttagaaaatcagttttcttggttgagtaatatgtttaaatcagcttttctcataaactatcaaagctattgctttaaaacttgcaactcttgttcaccatcataagctgaccatgtacagcaagaaacataactctgtcctgctttttgcaagactatggccccttttggacttagaaaatatcagatttattggttaagttttatgtttaggtcagcttttctcctaaacgattcaagctattgctttgaaacttgcaacagttgttcaccatcataagctgactatgtacatcaagaaacataactccatcctgctttttgcaagaattatggccctttttggacttagaaaatcatgggtaggacaatttttctatcatacaaaaaaaaatcagatgagcgtcagcacctgcaaggcggtgctcttgttatctaTACCATAATGTgttgtaatgaaataaatatatttttgtttaggtGCTTTTATGGGTACTGGTGAGTCTGCAGTAGCTAACAATATCATCAGCCAGACACACAGAATACAATACTGGGATTTCTCCAAGTGTGTCATACCAGATATAAGTCAAAGTAAGTACAATTAAGCTTTACCCAGATAAATTTCTAATATGGACTTgtacatcattcaatttgggcatggccgcttattgttcaaaggggtgtttgctgaaaattttcttactgaacagtgcagacaatgatcagactgcacagatgtgcagtgcactggtcgcaaaagcaaaatcttttgccaccagcaggctaatggttaacaTTTAACAGCTGAAGGTTGTTTAAGGGTCTGAAAAGGCTGAAAATTTACTTACCTTTTGAATTAGAGATAGACTCAGTAACCTTTCAAGTACATAGCTTTCTTTATTCAGCATAAAgccttattttcaaaataattcaagtGTTTTGTAGCTGAATtttcagttacttacagagatTAGGTACGGTAAGTAATGGTACAGACTTGAGGGTTTTAATAACTGGTATAACATAACATAGTGTTGAAGAATGGCAAATATTACATCTTAGACAATAAATTAAACAGGTCTTAAATAATTTATCATGTTGTTGATTTAGTGATTATTCAGTTTGGTTCAGTCTTTACCAGAACAGAAGTTTCAAGTGTttgtctcaaggtcaaggttttaCTGTGAGATCAGATGTCAAATTAATGCTTAAATTATTATGGAGCGtgcaccgcctcggtagcctagtggtagagtgtctgcgtCGAGTGCAGGTTCGAACCCTGGCCGTGCCATAtgaaagacgtaaaaaatggtactagtagcttcctcgcttggcgctcagcattaagagggtagtgctaggactggtcagtctggtGTCGGTATAaagtgactgggtggggtatcatgtcgcatgtctacggcgtgatattccagtgaggacGCACTATAAGTTGGGcattgtactcactgctacaaatagacaccgtcgtttatatgactgaaaaattgttgaaaaagacattaaacccgaataCACACACTCTATCTAAGATAAAGTCAATACAATAACATTGATACAGAGTTTTACATAATCGATGCAAGAAAATTACAGAAACACATAATCATATAATCtggtaaatgaaaaataaagctgAAAATTCAAAACAACAGAATGTATGAACTTAAAAACTTGACTTGTATACCATTTCTTTCTTCTGAACCTTACACGATtccaaatatatgttatatttgttttaatttgttttatagttggttcaaaagctcttcagagcttatgttttgtaatgttgtcttcttgccgacttaaaataaaacttactgtattgtattgtattgtattgtaaatgaAAACTAGGctgtctttttcttttatttggatAGATTGGTTTTGGTTTTCTTATGAAATTTTACTTGGATAGATTAATTCTGCCAAATGCTTTGTATAACTGAAGAATCAGTTGATGTGTCAATGTTTTGTCAGTATTTGTCAGTTGACATGCTAATTCAAAATTTTTGTTTGGTGACAGCTCTAGCACTGAGAGTAACTTCCAGTCTTGTTGATTTGAAGGCTGTTTTATACTCAAAGGTTAAATCATGTCATACCAATTGTCACTTTTGTCTAGTAAAAGAGCTAAGAGACGTAGGAATTATGACGTATAACAGTCATCTAGTTATTGTCAGTTTTGTTTGTTGCAGGTAAAATCAACATTGTTGTTCCGCACTGTAAACTACATAACAGTGCCAGTGCCAACATATCCCAGGATAACACACTGCTGGCCACATTTGTCCCTAATCATCATGGTTTCCCTGACAACAATATCTTAGCAGTGTATTCTTTACTACCAGGAACCAGAGGACAGTGCCTCTATACTAAACAGTTTGGTAAGGAATTCAGTAATAAAACGCTATTGGCAACATTATTTTAGCAATCATTATTAATATCCTGACAGTATATTCCGTAGTACTTTAACACAAAACAAGTGGCATTTAGTTTCTAAACAAGAACCAGTTTGTTTTGTAAGCATAAAAACTGATGATCTAGAGAAAGTTTCTTACCTTTCCAGTGGTCATAATGCACAGTTGtgcattttttccccaaagttGACAGTAGAAATCATGCATTGTGATGTGACATTAGAAAGTTTGTTACTTTAACACACTCTGCTATTTGAGGATTTTATTATTTCAGAGATCTGTTACTTAGGAATTATGCAAAATTGCATTAATTAagtttttgtgaaagaaaaacaaaactaaatttaCAGAATAATTGGATttgaaatacatttgagccgcaccatgagaaaaccaacatagtgcatttgcgacaagcatggatcctgaccagactgtgcagatgctaatggtttctcaaattgcaataggctttgaaagcaaacagcatggatcctgaccagactgtgaggatgcgcaggctggtccggatccatgctggtcgcaaactcactgtgttggttttctcatggcgtggctcattttaaGTCTGCATGATGGTCTTTGGCCTCTGCTATATTTTAAACAGCCCATGTATTTAATAACCAAATGGTACATGTAAATATGTAACCACAACTGTTGTTTCTATGCTAGTTATTAACCATGTCTAAACTATTCCAAATTTTGATAATCACTGCATGTACAAAGATTCAGTTTATTATAAGTAATTGTTGGATTGCCGTTTTTATATGAGCTATATCCATATTCGTTCTTTTTGATTTGATGTCTTCTCATTCAacttaaatcaaaattttttatgCCTAATTTTATATCTTGACCCACGCAtcttgtcattattaatattattttataggTCCAAATGCTGTGTCTGTTAGTATTTCACCTACTAATAGCCACATCTTGGTGTGTCTAGCAGCCAGACGTCTATCCTGGGTTTTCACAAATCAACAGGTAATCCATTTTCTCACAGTGTACTTAACTTTGAAATGTCAGTTTTTATTATGCCTCCCTTCATAGAATATAGGGGTATATTGTTTAGCTGGTGTTTGGTCTGTAGGTCCTTCTGTAGACAATTTAGTTTCTgagcaataactagagaacaatTGGGCCTACTTTGGTAAAACTTAGCATTACTGCCTTTGGTCAGTAGATAACCGGTCAGTAGGTCAGTGATCAAGGTCAGGGTGAACTTAACACTGAAAGTGGTTTCTGCTCTGCAACTAGAGAGGGCTTAAACCTAATACAAAATGGTCAGACTTGGTAGCATGATTTGCTTGTAAAAATAGCTGACCTCTACTTAAATAAGTTAAAGTATTGCACACCCATTACCTCTGACAAGTTTTCGTCAGAGCATATCAGCCATACAAACAGTtcttattttatatacttttttttaaaattcacacaTGATTTTCACAACTTTTTTGTTCAGATAAAcatattttagttctttttatGGTATTGTGACAGGTAactatttatcattattatcaagaATTTTCCTATTTTACTGTAGTCTTTTGTAAATACAGTCATGAAATCACTGATAATTTCCCTTCCTTCTATTTTAGCTGGTTGCACATATTTACAAACTAGAAAAGAAACAGGCAGGAGAAAATTCTATGAAGGTAAAACCAGTcttctaattttaatttttaagaaatgCCCATTTAATATTCAGTTTTCAGTATTTAGAGTATGTTGAAGGcatatgctagaattccctgtatataagatgggcgaaatttttcccagtaatggaatttcttcaaactttggatttCGATGGACAGTCacctaagaaacaaaaatatgcaataaaagttaTAGGTAACTGGTATTGAAAGAGTTCTCTGcccttgaaaacatcatttttgggggaaatgctattttcaagggcagatatcTCTTTTTTTTTGATATCCGTGTCCTATGATttgtattgcatatttttgtttcttagatcaTTGTCCTTCattatccaaagtttgaagaaagtaaaaaaaaatgggaaaaaattcaCTCCAAATTCTACCATACGTCCTTAAACAAACTGCTGTGTAACcatacatgtttgtattttcattttgccatactgtgaaatcatttaattttacagACATGAAATTCAGTGGTTTTTGCAAAGATAACGAATTTGTGGAGGCATGAGTTTTTGGATTCAAAAATAGAATGAATAGAACATGGTGTTCTATTTCGTGGATTGGCATACTACCattaaatccacaaaaattagcccCCTCCCCCCTTCcacataaaaaatgaaagatttcACTGTAATTGGCCTTAACTCAGGAGACTGCAAATAATGACTTCCTATGACACATAAATGTCTATTAAATGGTTATTCCGCAGATATTGCTTTGTTTACATATGGAATTTTAAGTCATAGAGTGGCAGAATAAGctcattaaaaatgtttcaactgATCAATTCAGGACAATGGATAAGCCTTCCTTTCCAAGCTCTTAGTATCATGGGATAAATATTTTCCAGGAGTTGTATACTGCAAACTCATATTTGGGGGGGGTTAAATGATCTGTTTTGACTGAAGTGGCCATTTCCTTGGGActtgaattcatggatttcaaactTTACTGAtacaatgaaaagaaatatttgtttatctgGATTAGATTTCATTGATTGATACAACCAGGAAGTCCTGGGAAATTTCTCCATCACAAATATTAAGGATTTCACAGAAGTTGACATGACATAAAAAGAACCAATAATCAGTGCACAAAATTATATTAATCTTCGTGACAACTTTTGATTTCAAAACACTTTCGTATTTTTACAGCATGTGAATAATGTTGACCATATATGCAGTTCAGATGTACGTACACATGTTAGTGGCAACTCTGCAAGCTGGCTTCCACTGCCTGGACAGGGACTTGTTTATGGAACAAACAGAGGCGACCTCCATATATG
This is a stretch of genomic DNA from Mercenaria mercenaria strain notata chromosome 4, MADL_Memer_1, whole genome shotgun sequence. It encodes these proteins:
- the LOC123551012 gene encoding activating molecule in BECN1-regulated autophagy protein 1A-like, producing the protein MNVTSYVQQRQYGLSRGRKTSQRKMEYFLETKLTKSFVNKACEISGSCRATFVMQFSPDGTKVASTHGDHSVRVTEIATGKCLHTLRGHPRTPWSLAYHPSYSNIVASGCLGGQVRIWDLYGHGCEVWDTDNNSVVAALSFHPTDQVLVIAAGNTIYFWDWTKPEPFAKCSTSHDYERIRWIHFDSLGHTLYTGISNNTSVHRDQLTSISHMGEERPPPTSQPSRLSSVYNNIVSYYQDYRRDRLFSQLGPADNSGLPVATGIGSIVERSMGTGQGYDVFPDLHNEDMGRPTSPVSPPRPPVAGISGHPVAGQSLRGNENNFASYASQISRASRPPESQPCPEYIRRRRRWQCYDYPRFNASDRTGNVRPSTQSVFGSLPETERDLLLNPTFDPFLSSTRESSGNELENPSAGLIPNTAGTLRQRTTALRRISAESSLSRHQLPAIDITEEIEIPLEAVTGQYVRPQANCPRTNTVSSHSEQTDTSADTSVVVNNARSSCISSVSQSVENHSINNREKNFSNETSRTTTNNDTKVSMAAPMSTLLSRFLQRSSQKSSEATSTTNSSSATTKIFPSIRERLQLSIPLSTEMTSASKPKVTLSQTTGIPKVTVIMSSHTDESPQVTGHGTNMPCSLNQPRVSHTPLAIPVCSISNTNSAAYSVTRSQAVNGSTGCLRVGANQPQSANLCPRSATATETDVTSQSLFNSQDAWRPLSANNSTVSSSRQTCTTTVTSELLPPVAINTPTIVASTSSHSTLFENIFHNSNTVMQTSGVNSGHHSTRGRSYLPSFRSQPYSWQNRSRYLSLMGPYLQSRGVNPQAPEHTSYPVEEVSSNEGLPLRSQSSGRESASFQCDQASSDTENELSSHLHQSGAYFLPIPEDQRRAASSASLRSSGSLDRNTDPSVLRRFNVSPGSADSLQGRTSASDSSQGQRSESAHSQRSRSGSIQEHRSRSNSQEYEVELVVDQNENYTTNRNVHPDVPQREEIVHRSHDSNNNSIHISVNNNPALNSISQRVDQRNTDYVRLRDSFVSMTDQIEREMNDLNRRINALRDSFSESIRSLRHDRRRYETLDGHLPAETATNLGPHDVQDVGDLQADVGATDVLSLPGAAGLHTPDEVQSGSGIPVSQPSTLLETSLRFHTQGRRPLHPRNPLQGDDEAQDDTHHWRTLQRHYLHPHYSSSILDDTINRPNNVIQSAINRAIAGAFMGTGESAVANNIISQTHRIQYWDFSKCVIPDISQSKINIVVPHCKLHNSASANISQDNTLLATFVPNHHGFPDNNILAVYSLLPGTRGQCLYTKQFGPNAVSVSISPTNSHILVCLAARRLSWVFTNQQLVAHIYKLEKKQAGENSMKHVNNVDHICSSDVRTHVSGNSASWLPLPGQGLVYGTNRGDLHICRPGVKHVAGKADLDGSETSLGDAGSDNSFQSLFGQVPWRVYSSPNRVSTSTQTLGVRRSAGTQTPQDT